TGGATTTgatctaaaaaaaatgttggatttGTAGATGTCTCCAGTGGTCTCTATCTGtccaaaatgctttatttttgcATGCCGGAGAAAGGGAACGGCCATTTAATATCACATGTCTTAGTTGTAGTTTTTGTAATCCAAAGCATTCCGGAATTTAAGAGTCCTGGTTTGAAGTCCAAATTATCTCCTAATGTCATTATTGGTGATGGGTAGGGCATTAATTGTAACTTCGTATTTAAGATGCGCCAAGTTTCCACAACTGTTTGTTACCCTTTACTCTCAGCTCCATGTGTGGAACTCGCAGCAAATCTGATAAAGCATGACCTGCCCATCCTTCTTCTAGAAGTCTCCATTGTTTAGAAGAAAATTTCTTAAGATATTCTGTCACCTTGGATAGAATACCAGCCTGGTAGTATGAGTGGAAGGCTGGAAGGCCAAGTCCTCCATCTAACTTGGGTTTGTATAATATAGAAAGTTTTGCCCTTGATATCTTATTCGCCCATATAAATCATCTTTGTTTGGATCATTGAAAAATTATTTTGGTATAGTTATTGGCAAGGTCTGGAATAAATATAAAACCTTGGGCAATGTTACCATTTTCACAATATTGACCTTGGTCTTTAATTGTATTCATTCTTAATGTCAGATGGTATCAGAAATCCCAGATGTTTAATTTTCTCTGGTTGCCACTCAAAGGAGACGTTTGCCCTCAATTGTCTATTCACAGCAGCAGGCAGATACttgattttatttgtggtttctattattatttattactgacAGAAATGTGCTTCCACCATGTTTATGGGCTTACGGAAAAGTAACTACTAAAGTAACAACTAAAGAAGCAGACATCATTCTTAGCTAATGCCATGATCTTATTCATATCCAGCCCCATTCTATATACAAGTAGTATAAggaataaactatagtagcattgtGTCCTAAATATGTATCTTACCCATTTTGCAGTCAGTGGCCCAGGGAATATATCCAAAATAAGAGTTTTCTTTACCATGGAGTCCATGGAGTTATACAGGTTGATAATTCATTTTCTAGTCTTACTTTCCCAGTATTATGAAAAGACCCAATTTATTGTAAAGGACATTTGTGTTTGGAACAAGTTGGACCAGCAATTAAGTGCACAATACGGATAAACCTAAAGACCCAAACAGAAGACAAAATCATTCTGGAGAAAACTGACTTGATGGAAcctaataatatttataataattagggCAAGGTTAGCAATAAACCATTGTAGGTGTTTCCTAGAGAGGTGTCTCCTCCTGGTGTTCTGCTCAGGGTGGGACATGATAATGTTCAGAATATAGAAGAATTGAAGGGAAGGGATGAAAGGAACAAAGACCAAAAAGATGAacgaaaataaatcaaaataatcaTGAGTATGCTACTGAGAATCCCAAAGGTTAGCAATAATTCACTGTAAGCGTTTGCCAGTAAGGCCCCGGCGGGTGTTCTGCTCAGGGCGGAAGAGGATAATGTAGCACTTGGGAATGAAGATACAGCCCAGCAGCCCTGCACTGGAAGCCAGGATAGCGAAGATCTCCACAGCCACCATGTATTTGCCCTTGGTGCTCAGGTACGCTGGGATGAAGGACACCCAAACACTGCAGAACACCAACATGCTGAAAGTGATCAGCTGGGCCTCATTGAAACTGGCTGGTAACTTCCTAACCAGGAAAGCAACAATGAAACTTAATCCCGACAGGAACCCAATGTAACCAATCACAGTGTAGAATGCAGAGACAGAGCCTTCATTACATTGTAATATCATCTTCccagtgtaagtgtgagtgtcaTAGTCTGGGAATGGTGGGGAGGAGATCAGCCAGACCAGGCATATCCCAACCTGGAGCAGAGAGCAGAGAAGGACCAGGCAGAGGGACACTCTTGTTCCCACCCATTTCTTTATCTTGCTTCCCGGCTTTGTggcattaaaggcaatgacaacTGTGACAGTTTTAGCCAGGACACAAGAGACAGAAACTGTAAAGTTGATCCCAAATGTAACTTGTCTGAGCAGGCAGGTCACTTTCTGAGGGCGCCCAATGAACAAGAAGCAGCAGAGGAAGGACAGTGTgagggagaggaggagggagTAGCTCAGGGTTTGGTTATTGGCCTTGACCACAGGAGTTTTGTGATATTTGAGAAAAATCAGAAAAACTAAAATGACagtaagagaggagagaactgagacTGCAGCCAGAGACTGTCCCAAGGGATCCTCATATGAAAGGAATTCTGTTATTTTCTGGATGCAAATAGTTCTCTTGTCATTGGGCCACTGATCTTCTGGGCATTGGATACACGTTTCCATATCTGTGGGATATTGGAGAGGATTATTAAATGCTATGATGAGACCACTGTGAATAAAATACATGTTTTGACTATGGAGGAAATACATATACAGAATTAACAACAAATTGGCCACAGCATATtgttttgattattttatttattatagagaaaGAGGAGAGCTATGTGACCCCTGATAACATTTGCCAAATGATAAGGAACTATGGAGAACAGTCTGTCTCTCTATAAAGTGCAAAGTAGAGGGCAATGATGTCATAAAGTGAAGTCTATGGACCCTTTGAGCACactgagggccataaaaatcctttggagggctacATACGGCCCGTgggccttcagttggacagccctgctctacagGAACATGATTAGGGTCTAAACCTTCATGCAGACAATGTACTGGGTCAACTTCTAACTGATAATCTCCCGGCAAATGAATAGTCCGTTCCGCACTGTTATGATCCCACTCAATACTCAGAGCCTCAAATAGATGCCCCTGTGTGCACCAATCAAAGTGCATAAATAAGTCATGAACTCCTTGTTTCTCTAATGTGCCCCCAAACTATCATAGAACAGGTTGCAAAtccattacattaacattttgttGAAGCAAAACTTTAGTTATTGGTCTCCCTGGTGATGGGGCTGGTGGGGAACGGACCTGTTGTGTTGGAGATGTGTCCCTCTGCGCAGGGCacacagtcataacagcaggAAAACTCTACTTCCCGGGAAACTTTCCGGTACCCTGGGATACAGCTGTCACTGCACACGGAGATTGGGATCTGAAACCAAACACCATAGTGTAGTGAACACATTGGATATTTAACAATTATTCATATAACAGCCCCTTTATGACCATGAGTCATACAGTTTAATGGGACAGAATGCATACAGGTATGgagtccattatctggaaatccattatccagaaagctcagaatgaattttttagtagacttaaagaatggagatccaacttacaggaaggatcccttatctagaaaaccccagttcccaagcattttggataacaggtcccatacctgtattcgaGAATGTCGAGGATATTTTTGTTTGtacacattttttatttccctttattgAACCTTACCAGGAGCTCACCTCTGTAAAATGTGGGTGCCACAAGATGGCGCTGTCAGTGACAATCAGCTGATTAGGGGTCAAAGTGCTGAAGCTTCCCACTTTAATCACATTCAGTAGCCTGTCTTTCTGATCAGGGAACATGACCCAGTTTGTGAGGTCATATTGTCCCGGGGCTTCTCCTTCCTCATTGATGTAAATCTCTTCTTGGGATGATGAAGATGGAAAATGGACGTTCTTCAGCAAGTGATTCAGCTGAGGGGAAATCACATCATTATTTTATGGAGAGGGTTGAAGCTGCTGGAGAACGTGAGGAGAAAGACCTCAACAAGAAGACTAATAATAAGGTAATTAAGGTCTTGGTGAAGTTTGGGGATAAGCAACCATGTGAATGAGGTAAACACAAAGGCAGGCAGTTCCTGCTACTGAACCATCTAGGAGTGTCAAATTGACAAGATGAGTTTTCAGAAGAGTGGAAACAAGTATTGGAATGACTTAACCCAATTAGATTAAGACATATGTGTGAAGATATTCTTTTGATAGCTGATGAAATGCATATTACAAGGACATTCCTGGGCCCTGATGTTGGGTTGCGTTTATATGTGTGGAGTGTTACTAAATGGGTTTTACTGCAGTATGAGCTCCTCTACTCTTTCCCTCTGCTAATGGGAAAGaccaatgtgtatatatatacaacacaATGTTGTGGGGAAACTGAATCTGCTAATACAACAAATGTATCACCAATTATATTGACTATTCAATTGCTCTCCTATGTTATCATTTCAGGATCAGGTTCAAAGAGGCTGTACTTTCGGCCTGTCTTTGACCACGTGATAAATACAGGTTTTCTTCTACATCCCCAAAGAGTTGTAaccttttatatttttcattaactTGTTTGAAGTGAATGGTAGTGTTATGGACTGGGAATGCATGTTTGTATTTGTTCAATAAAGTTGGTAAAGGATGAGTTGAAAATTTTTAGCAGGAGCCAAAAAGAGGCTTGGATTATTTAAGGAGTCAGAGACCTTTAGCTGTGGCCAAAAAGAGGCTTGGAATATTTAAGGAGTCAGAGACCTTTAGCTGGAGCCAAAAAGAGGCTTGGAATATTTAAGGAGTCAGAGACCTTTAGCTGGAGCCAAAAAGAGGCTTGGAATATTTAAGGAGTCAAAGACTTTTAGCTGGAGCCAAAAAGAGGCTTGGAATATTTAAGGAGTCAGAGACCTTAAGCAGGAGCCAAAAAGAGGCTTGGAATATTTAAGGAGTCAGAGACCTTTAGCTGGAGCCAAAAAGAGGCTTGGAATATTTAAGGAGTCAAAGACCTTTAGCTGGAGCCAAAAAGAGGCTTGGAATATTTAAGGAGGCAGAGACCTTTAGCTGGAGCCAAAAAGAGGCTTGGAATATTTAAGGAGGCAGAGACCTTAAGCAGGAGCCAAAAAGAGGCTTGGAATATTTAAGGAGTCAGAGACCTTTAGCTGGAGCCAAAAAGAGGCTTGGAATATTTAAAGAGTCAAAGACCTTTAGCTGGAGCCAAAAAGAGGCTTGGAATATTTAAGGAGTCAGAGACCTTAAGCAGGAGCCAAAAAGAGGCTTGGGATATTTAAGGAGTCAAAGACCTTTAGCTGGAGCGAAAAAGAGGCTTGGAATATTTAAGGAGTCAGAGACCTTTAGCTGGAGCCAAAAAGAGGCTTGGAGTGTAGAGGGGAGTTCTACTGATTATTATAAACCAGTTCTTCAAGTtacacccgaagccaaatctacatatcaaagggtttttctgtggatggtggtgggacagtacgtctgtgAGAAGCCATGAAACTCAACAGTTACTAAACAATGGGCagggtgtggtttttatcaaccccatctgatcagttggtatgcgggtggcagtggctgaaaggtgtataaatatgggctggacagtggtcaagggGAAGAACCTGGGAAGAACCAGAAGGATGCGAGACAGACCAGAGGAGGCCATGGTTAGAGAAGTGGAACCAGACCACCAAGTTCTTTTTTTATCGGTAGCTATAATAGTAGACTTGTTATTaatctgtatatgtaaataatgtaaatataatgttTTGTGTTAACTAATCTTTCcattgtaacaatccattgatttgctactgtaacaatacctggtggtctagtggggcggcggggatgcccgccgcctcctccggtgcggggatgCCCGCCGTTGTCTTCTAGGCGCGCGCGCGTACCTCACTCTGCCATTTATGCACATGCGCGCTCCTGatgtgtgcgcatgcgcactcgcattgtcgccggcgcgcgcgtgacgtcatttcagcgccaaatttgaatatttaaagcgcttACTGAATGGAAATTGTTGCCCAACATAGGTTTTCCTTtggttacttcctgggtgcgattattCTGTTGTTTTGCCgtgttcctgaccttgcctgtaCCTGACCTCTCTCGCTTgttgcctgtattgacctttgcCCGTTTTTGACCtttcttgtctgctgcctgaaccgacctttgcctgcctgactattctcccggattctgattctgtgctgcgctgcTTGACCATTGCTGACTTCGGCCTGTCCTgaccactctgaagtgttccccatctgCCTGTTttacgattggttcccgtgcttgctcagaactctccccttgggtctctcacattaagacctggcggcatccgagtagcaaagggctcctcccgacgtgaaaggcggtgGTTAtgggcagaagcgtgagccgagaccggacccttggagcctgttctgagttttggggtACCAATCGTGACAACTACTcaatatattaattttaatatacacttattgatgtgggttatttgtctgctcctcaaaagaaccggaacctttgacaatttaaaatctagaaaagtgggTGGTCCTGATGGCCTCCCCCCCACTTTTTATAAACTTCTGAAGGACAAAATGTCACCTTTCCTAACTAATCTTTTTAATGATATTCTTCTATCCGGTAAAAAAACTTCCTTCTAGTGAACTTTCTAGCCTTAAAATTATaccaaaaaaagataaagatctttCTCTCCCCTCATCTTATGGGCCAATATCTCGATTAAATCAAGATATTATGTTATTATCAAAAATTTTGTCTGATAGATTGTCCCTGATCCTTCCTTCTGTTATCTCCGGAGctaaaaatggttttattaaaaatagatcaggggttaagaacataagagctttacttaaatttaatattttataccaagaaacataagattccttgctccataattaatattgatgctgaaaaagcttttgataatttgatttgggaccaacttttcagttgtttggatttatttggtattaatggcccatttaatcattacattcaatatctttactctaatcccaaaactcaagtcattttaggaggtgcccaatccaaacctttaaaaaatTTTAAGGGGGCTAAACAAGGCTGCCCCTTATCTCCCTTGCTATTTAATATAGCTTTGGAACCATTGATTAGAGCTTTCAATTCTTCTAAGCCTTTCCAAGGTATCACTATTAACAAGCAGCAATTTAAGGTACTAGCATTTGCAGATTCTGCTAAtcctaaaaaatcccaataactcTCTTAAAGCTGGTTTTGATATGCTTGTGaattttcagtccttttcaggatataaagtaaatgttgacAAGACTGAGATCATGAATCCATTTGGCTCTATATCTAACTCTCTTTTAAAGAAGCTGCAATTAAGAcccccaaaaacacaactc
This sequence is a window from Xenopus tropicalis strain Nigerian chromosome 2, UCB_Xtro_10.0, whole genome shotgun sequence. Protein-coding genes within it:
- the LOC100490381 gene encoding vomeronasal type-2 receptor 26 gives rise to the protein MASSGLSRILLVLPRFFPLTTLNHLLKNVHFPSSSSQEEIYINEEGEAPGQYDLTNWVMFPDQKDRLLNVIKVGSFSTLTPNQLIVTDSAILWHPHFTEIPISVCSDSCIPGYRKVSREVEFSCCYDCVPCAEGHISNTTDMETCIQCPEDQWPNDKRTICIQKITEFLSYEDPLGQSLAAVSVLSSLTVILVFLIFLKYHKTPVVKANNQTLSYSLLLSLTLSFLCCFLFIGRPQKVTCLLRQVTFGINFTVSVSCVLAKTVTVVIAFNATKPGSKIKKWVGTRVSLCLVLLCSLLQVGICLVWLISSPPFPDYDTHTYTGKMILQCNEGSVSAFYTVIGYIGFLSGLSFIVAFLVRKLPASFNEAQLITFSMLVFCSVWVSFIPAYLSTKGKYMVAVEIFAILASSAGLLGCIFIPKCYIILFRPEQNTRRGLTGKRLQ